GGCCAGGTCCATCGCTGAGCGGCCACGGACCGGCCCCCCGTACGCCCAGGCGTTACCCGTCGCACGCCTGGGCGTACGGCATCACAACCGCCGCCCGCGGCCCGTGGGGGGACCGCGGGCGGCCACTCCGGGGCACGGGGCCGAGGGGGCACCGGGGCAGGGGCTCTCGGCGGACCGGGCGGCAATTCAGCCCAGCCCCGGGCCCGGAAGCTTGTCGGGAGGCCGTCTCGCTGGGGGCCGTTCCGGGGGTTGGAGGCTGTTCCGGGGCTATTCCGGCGGGGTGGGGGTGCCTTCGTTGCGGTACATCGCTTGGATGTCCATCTCCAGCTTGACCGTGGGGCCGACGATGGCGATGCCCCGGGCCAGCATGTTGCGCCAGTTCAGCGTGTAGTCCTCGCGGTGCAGTTCGGCCGTGGCCAGGGCAGCACAGCGCAGCTCCTCCGCGTAGCCGCCGTTGACGGCGCCGAGGTAGGTGGTGTCCAGGCTGACGGTGCGGCTGACGCCGTGCAGAGTGAGCGTGCCCTGGACCGCCCACTTGGTGCCGCTGCGGTGGGTGAGTTTGTTGCTGACGAAGTGCAGGTAGGGGTAGCGCCCGACGTCGAGGAAGTCGGGCGAACGCAGGTGGTTGTCGCGGGACTTGTTGCCCGTGTCGATGCTGGCGGCGTCGATGGTGATCTCGATGTACGAGTCCTCCATGCGATCGGCGACCCGGATGCCCCCGTCGAAGCGGGTGAAGCGGCCGTGGACATGGGCCATTCCGACGTGCCGGGCGACGAAGCGGATCGAGGTGTGCGGGGGGTCGAACATCCACACGCCGGTCTGCGGCAGCCCTGGCTGCTGGCCCGCCTCCATCCGCACCCGCTCGGGCTGGGCACGGAAGCCGGGGGCGACCTCGACGGTGCGGTGCACCGGCTGAAGTCCCTCGACGCTCCCCATGAGCGTGTAGCCACCCGCTGGCAAGGTCACGGTGACCCGCCCGTAGGGGTCGGTGGTGGCCTTGATGACGCGCCGGCCGTTGGCGGCGTCGGTCAGGGTGACGTCCGCCCCGGGAAGCGGGTGCCCCATCGGGTCGCACAGCTCCACGCTGAAGAGCCCGGCCCCCTCCGGGAGCCCGACAGCCTGCGGGCCCCCGGTGTCGGCGGTCTTCGACTTCCTCCTCAGGAGTGCCCCGAGGCCCATAACTCTTCGCCCTGCTTCCTGGCTGCTGTGCCGCATTGGTGCGCGTACTCGTGGGGAACGGCCGGGTGTGGCCGGTTCCGATCGTACGTACGTGCCCCATATTCCCGCACACCAGGTCCTCCCAGGCAAAGCTCCCGAACGGTTCAGCGGCGCGGTTCACCGGCGGCGCCGCCCCGCCGCCGGCGTCCGACTCCCGGCCGGGAGCTGTCCGTTCGCCTCATGTCCCGGGCGTCTCGCAGGGGGTCTCACTCGGGGAGGAGGTCGGGGTGGGCGAGGGCGACCCGGTGTCCGTCGGGCTCGGCGAAGGGGACTCGGTGTCGTCCTGGCAGCCGGGCGGGTCGCCGGGATCGCTGCCGCCGGGGCCGGGCGTCCCGGGGCCGGTGGGGTGGGGGCCGGGCTCGCCGGGCCCGGGCTCGCCACCACCGTCTGTGCCGCCGCCCGCGCTCCCTCCTCCGGAGCCCCTGCCGCCCTGGCCCTTCCCCTTGCCCGGGGCCTTTCCCTTGCGGTCCTTGCCGCCCTTCCCGTCCTTGTCGCCCTTCTTTCCGTCACCGTCGCCGTCGCTGCCCGCGCCGGGGCTTGAGGGGAGCACTCCCTCGCCGTCGGGTACGGCATGGGTTCCCTTGCGGTAGAAGTCGAGCCAGGCGAGGACGGTGCGCAGGTAGTCCCCGGAGTGGTTGTAACTGAGGACGGCGGCGTGCAGACCCGGCTTGTCTCCCAGGTCGCGACCGCCGGCGCACAGATAGCGGCCGGCCGCGAGGGCGGCGTCATGGATGTTGTGCGGGTCCTTCCTGCCGTCCCCGTTGCCGTCCGCGCCCCAGCCGCGCCAGGTGGAGGGGATGAACTGCATGGGGCCGACCGCCCGGTCGTACGTACTGTCTCCGTCGTAGGCGCCGCTGTCGGTGTCG
This sequence is a window from Streptomyces sp. NBC_01775. Protein-coding genes within it:
- a CDS encoding YceI family protein — its product is MGLGALLRRKSKTADTGGPQAVGLPEGAGLFSVELCDPMGHPLPGADVTLTDAANGRRVIKATTDPYGRVTVTLPAGGYTLMGSVEGLQPVHRTVEVAPGFRAQPERVRMEAGQQPGLPQTGVWMFDPPHTSIRFVARHVGMAHVHGRFTRFDGGIRVADRMEDSYIEITIDAASIDTGNKSRDNHLRSPDFLDVGRYPYLHFVSNKLTHRSGTKWAVQGTLTLHGVSRTVSLDTTYLGAVNGGYAEELRCAALATAELHREDYTLNWRNMLARGIAIVGPTVKLEMDIQAMYRNEGTPTPPE
- a CDS encoding lytic transglycosylase domain-containing protein; translation: MTQRDSSRRGRHTAASRTEETGCPEETGCPEDAGRHGAAGPARTRDRVRLRRGAAATALAAVAVAALTASQAPGAVGARDARKPWESGRSGAPYQAGSPDDGSYHTELPPLKGANGKLAARALKSEIKAESGIPATVLKAYKNAERTLRTKSPGCRLPWELLAAIGKVESGQARGGDVRADGTTRKPILGPVLNGGEFARITDTDSGAYDGDSTYDRAVGPMQFIPSTWRGWGADGNGDGRKDPHNIHDAALAAGRYLCAGGRDLGDKPGLHAAVLSYNHSGDYLRTVLAWLDFYRKGTHAVPDGEGVLPSSPGAGSDGDGDGKKGDKDGKGGKDRKGKAPGKGKGQGGRGSGGGSAGGGTDGGGEPGPGEPGPHPTGPGTPGPGGSDPGDPPGCQDDTESPSPSPTDTGSPSPTPTSSPSETPCETPGT